The following are encoded in a window of Bacteroidia bacterium genomic DNA:
- a CDS encoding T9SS type A sorting domain-containing protein, with translation MKQPIRLPLTLLIFLFSIQSSVSGQGGIKERAVIAHAIISENPPKITLTWDTTGFIVSTEIYKKNKDEESFATTPIATVNAPSNIYIDEAVLPGMQYDYVFVQRTSFTVNNSAVTFAWGGISAGIKIGINPYKGNLLIVADTLIQNTLTVKFERFKNDLIEDGWVVSVADKTESDSVPTIKAKIKTWYDKDAFNSTALILLGNIPVPYSGNFGSFDVPSPPDGHTPDHNGAWVADVYYGIMNESAFTDYASNTGANREANKNRPNDGKFDQSFIPDKVVLQVGRIDMSNIDAVGLDYIGRTERYLDKDHNFRNKNIVVPSRYIFEDRLNLLGSEAPGRLHFFQRSLFEKDSMKQVSNTFFATVKSTPCLWSGVTTTAGYTSLSGIGSVNEFKDTVYSVFSNYFGSYFGDWDNNNNFLRGSIGGPGYTLTSVWDGRPVYHFHHMALGENIGYSLQLTQQNQLTNTSLAFYPGVFQRSIHLSLLGDPTLRLHTLYPISNLSASKINNNKQVKLTWDASAEQGISGYLVYRSDKEAGPYYVISYSMVSVTSFTDEHPLSGDNHYMVKTVKLETTPSGSYYNVSQGRRVLAEDVDGTSVQVSVSQSALLDKIQLFPNPSAGELHFNKGGIETEIQVVVLNIEGKEIAQFTLNNNMETIQLHRLTPGVYIIRMNDSSNTRVYKWVKL, from the coding sequence ATGAAACAACCAATACGACTGCCCCTTACTTTATTAATATTCTTATTCTCAATTCAATCCTCCGTTTCAGGACAAGGCGGAATTAAAGAAAGAGCAGTAATAGCGCATGCGATCATCTCTGAAAACCCACCTAAAATTACACTCACTTGGGACACAACAGGGTTTATAGTATCAACAGAAATATACAAAAAGAACAAAGATGAGGAAAGCTTTGCTACGACTCCCATAGCCACTGTGAATGCCCCTTCAAACATATACATTGATGAAGCTGTTTTGCCGGGTATGCAATATGACTATGTTTTTGTACAAAGAACTTCCTTTACGGTCAATAATTCTGCTGTAACTTTTGCTTGGGGTGGCATTTCTGCAGGCATCAAAATTGGTATCAACCCATACAAAGGAAATCTTCTGATTGTGGCTGACACATTGATTCAAAATACCCTTACAGTAAAATTTGAACGTTTCAAAAATGATTTAATTGAAGATGGATGGGTTGTTTCAGTTGCAGACAAAACAGAGAGCGATTCTGTTCCGACTATTAAAGCCAAAATTAAAACTTGGTATGATAAAGACGCATTTAACTCAACGGCACTCATTCTATTGGGCAATATTCCTGTACCTTATTCAGGCAACTTTGGTAGTTTTGATGTTCCATCACCTCCGGACGGACACACTCCCGACCACAATGGTGCATGGGTAGCAGATGTATATTACGGTATTATGAATGAATCTGCTTTTACTGATTATGCTTCAAACACCGGAGCTAACAGGGAAGCTAACAAGAATAGACCCAATGATGGCAAATTTGACCAGAGTTTCATCCCTGACAAAGTAGTGTTACAAGTCGGCAGAATTGACATGTCAAATATAGATGCAGTAGGGTTGGATTATATCGGAAGAACCGAACGCTATCTTGACAAAGATCATAATTTTCGCAACAAGAACATTGTTGTGCCATCACGGTATATTTTTGAAGATAGATTAAACTTATTAGGCTCTGAGGCTCCGGGACGGCTTCACTTCTTTCAACGTTCTTTATTTGAAAAAGACAGCATGAAACAAGTGTCCAACACATTTTTTGCAACAGTTAAATCCACGCCTTGTTTATGGTCTGGTGTAACCACAACTGCCGGATATACTTCGTTGAGCGGCATTGGCTCTGTGAATGAGTTTAAAGACACTGTTTATTCTGTTTTCTCTAATTATTTTGGTTCATACTTTGGAGATTGGGACAACAACAACAATTTTCTCAGAGGTTCAATTGGCGGTCCCGGATACACCTTAACTTCTGTTTGGGATGGTCGTCCAGTGTATCATTTTCACCACATGGCTTTAGGTGAAAATATAGGGTATAGCCTTCAACTGACACAACAAAATCAACTCACAAACACTTCTCTGGCATTTTATCCCGGTGTCTTTCAAAGAAGCATTCACCTTAGTTTATTGGGTGACCCCACACTAAGATTACACACACTCTATCCCATTTCTAATCTGAGTGCAAGTAAAATCAACAACAATAAACAAGTAAAATTGACGTGGGATGCCTCTGCTGAACAAGGTATATCAGGATATTTGGTATATAGGAGTGATAAAGAAGCAGGACCCTATTATGTGATTTCTTATAGCATGGTTTCCGTCACTTCTTTTACTGATGAACATCCTTTGTCGGGTGATAATCATTATATGGTAAAAACAGTAAAACTTGAAACTACGCCAAGCGGCTCCTACTACAATGTAAGCCAGGGGAGAAGAGTTTTAGCAGAAGATGTTGATGGAACAAGTGTGCAAGTCTCTGTATCTCAATCTGCGTTGTTGGATAAAATTCAGCTTTTCCCAAACCCATCTGCCGGTGAACTTCACTTTAACAAAGGCGGCATAGAAACAGAGATTCAAGTTGTTGTATTGAACATAGAAGGCAAAGAGATTGCACAGTTTACCCTCAACAATAATATGGAAACAATCCAACTACATCGTCTCACACCTGGCGTTTACATCATTCGAATGAACGATAGCTCAAATACCCGCGTGTACAAGTGGGTGAAACTCTAA
- the murC gene encoding UDP-N-acetylmuramate--L-alanine ligase has translation MRSKTVSGMDLRAISKAYFLGIGGIGMSAIARYLKQQGVEIHGYDKVRSPICIELEHEGMMIHYEDDYSKIPIEFIHAPDTHICIWTPALPKDFGEILFFKSHNITLYKRAEVLGMISRNTFTIAIAGTHGKTTTTTLVTKALSIFNINFTAFLGGISTDFGSNYISIKNKKEWMQKPIMVVEADEFDHSFLHLHPNIAIVTSTDADHLDIYGAKEGFRKGFEEFVQCIEPQGVLIQKYGLDLPFASHIQSKTYGNHPEADYQYSNPHYEENHFSFGWHSKTMQLQVTSGVGGEHNAENATAVLGVIDTLKLDIPTAAKAIADFHGVKRRFEKLFETPTHIVIDDYAHHPTELQAIINAVKKTYPKHQVTGIFQPHLYTRTRDFLDGFVSSLNMLDECWLMDIYPAREKPIEGITSNAIAAKLTNCRGVFSATEIYQKIKNNPPSLLLIMGAGDIDRITQPVKEIYEELFASA, from the coding sequence TTGCGTTCCAAAACAGTGAGTGGCATGGATTTGAGAGCAATCAGTAAAGCATACTTTCTCGGCATCGGAGGCATTGGCATGAGTGCCATCGCCAGATACTTGAAACAACAAGGTGTTGAGATTCATGGCTATGACAAGGTGCGCTCACCTATATGTATTGAACTGGAACATGAGGGAATGATGATTCATTATGAAGATGATTATTCAAAGATTCCAATAGAGTTTATCCATGCGCCCGACACACATATTTGTATTTGGACACCGGCTCTGCCTAAGGATTTTGGCGAAATTCTTTTTTTTAAATCACATAATATCACACTATACAAACGCGCAGAAGTTTTAGGGATGATCTCTCGCAATACTTTCACTATTGCTATTGCCGGCACACATGGAAAAACTACAACAACCACCTTAGTTACCAAGGCTCTTTCGATATTTAATATAAACTTTACAGCTTTTCTGGGTGGCATAAGTACAGATTTTGGCTCTAACTACATCTCAATCAAGAACAAAAAAGAATGGATGCAAAAACCTATTATGGTAGTAGAAGCAGATGAATTTGACCATTCATTTTTACACCTGCATCCCAATATTGCTATTGTAACCTCAACAGATGCTGACCATTTAGATATTTACGGAGCAAAAGAAGGGTTTAGAAAAGGATTTGAAGAATTTGTTCAGTGCATTGAACCACAAGGAGTGTTAATTCAAAAATATGGGCTTGACCTCCCCTTTGCTTCGCATATACAATCAAAAACATACGGAAACCATCCTGAGGCAGATTATCAATATTCAAATCCTCATTACGAAGAAAATCACTTTTCATTTGGATGGCACAGTAAAACAATGCAACTTCAAGTAACATCAGGAGTTGGCGGAGAACATAATGCGGAGAATGCAACAGCTGTTTTGGGCGTAATAGACACATTAAAACTCGACATACCAACAGCAGCAAAGGCAATCGCTGACTTTCATGGTGTAAAAAGACGATTTGAAAAACTGTTTGAAACCCCTACGCACATTGTAATAGACGACTATGCACACCACCCAACTGAATTACAAGCAATTATCAATGCGGTAAAGAAGACTTATCCCAAACACCAAGTAACGGGTATATTTCAACCGCATCTCTATACACGAACTCGAGACTTTTTGGATGGCTTTGTATCAAGCCTAAACATGCTGGACGAATGTTGGTTAATGGACATTTATCCTGCACGAGAAAAACCGATAGAAGGTATAACAAGCAACGCAATTGCTGCTAAACTCACTAACTGTAGAGGCGTTTTTTCCGCAACTGAAATTTATCAAAAAATTAAAAATAATCCACCATCATTATTACTCATAATGGGTGCAGGCGATATAGACAGAATTACCCAGCCAGTGAAAGAAATTTATGAAGAACTTTTTGCATCTGCTTAA
- the ftsZ gene encoding cell division protein FtsZ yields MTFQVDLPKNQSSIIKVIGVGGGGGNAVNYMYDKGINGVDFIICNTDLQVLGTSPILNKIQLGASLTEGLGAGSEPEVGKQCAIESLDQIKEALSHNTKMVFITAGMGGGTGTGATPVIAKVAKDMGLLTVAIVTTPFKNEGPHKIGLAHKGIEELRPHVDALLIITNDRILQMYHNLKYSEAFAKADDVLCTATKGIAEIITVSGKMNVDFKDVKTAMSNSGRAIMGTGIAEGEERALTASQMALDSPLLDDTNIDGAKHILLNISYDIEEPYANEIDQIIAFFQNISGQNARLKFGVTHTIGLGKALSITVIATGFEKRTSTVEREEEIIIDIDKDESEPLNIELENNTHENTFDFGSIEATNTPQSLFSFDKHRFNDEPAFDFSAPSANANNRSNMSNLDIPAYVRMGIQLEPLVDEKNAKKLYLENKEGEPKFKESGNKFLNKDVD; encoded by the coding sequence ATGACATTTCAAGTAGATTTACCTAAAAATCAAAGTTCCATCATTAAAGTAATCGGTGTTGGCGGTGGAGGTGGCAATGCAGTAAATTACATGTATGACAAAGGAATAAACGGAGTTGATTTTATTATTTGCAATACAGATTTACAGGTTTTAGGAACCAGCCCTATTCTTAACAAGATTCAATTAGGTGCATCATTAACCGAAGGATTGGGTGCGGGTTCTGAACCTGAAGTAGGCAAACAATGTGCGATTGAAAGCCTTGACCAAATAAAAGAGGCTTTGAGTCATAATACAAAAATGGTTTTTATTACCGCAGGTATGGGTGGAGGAACAGGAACCGGTGCTACCCCTGTGATTGCCAAGGTTGCAAAAGATATGGGACTACTCACTGTAGCTATTGTTACCACACCATTTAAAAACGAAGGACCTCATAAAATCGGACTGGCTCACAAAGGAATAGAAGAATTACGCCCCCATGTTGATGCATTGCTCATTATCACTAACGATAGAATTTTACAGATGTATCACAACCTTAAATATTCTGAGGCATTTGCAAAAGCAGATGATGTTCTTTGCACTGCAACAAAAGGTATTGCAGAAATTATCACCGTGTCGGGCAAGATGAATGTGGATTTTAAAGATGTTAAGACAGCCATGTCAAACAGCGGCAGAGCAATTATGGGAACAGGTATTGCAGAAGGTGAAGAAAGAGCTTTGACTGCTTCCCAAATGGCGTTAGACTCTCCATTATTAGACGACACCAATATTGATGGTGCCAAACATATACTCCTTAATATTTCTTACGATATAGAAGAGCCTTATGCAAATGAGATTGATCAAATTATAGCTTTCTTCCAAAATATATCAGGCCAAAATGCCAGATTAAAATTTGGAGTAACGCATACAATCGGATTAGGTAAAGCATTGTCAATCACTGTGATTGCTACCGGTTTTGAAAAAAGAACTTCCACGGTTGAACGTGAAGAAGAAATCATAATTGATATTGACAAAGACGAAAGCGAACCTTTGAATATTGAGTTAGAAAATAACACACATGAGAACACCTTTGACTTCGGCTCAATAGAAGCAACTAACACTCCTCAAAGTTTATTTAGTTTTGACAAACACAGGTTCAACGATGAACCCGCATTTGATTTTTCTGCACCTTCTGCAAACGCAAATAACAGATCCAATATGAGTAATTTAGACATACCTGCTTATGTGAGAATGGGTATCCAATTAGAGCCTTTAGTTGATGAGAAAAATGCCAAAAAATTATATCTCGAGAACAAAGAAGGTGAACCCAAATTTAAAGAAAGCGGCAACAAGTTTCTCAACAAAGACGTTGATTAA
- the ftsA gene encoding cell division protein FtsA, whose protein sequence is MSKNREDNRNKVIVGLDMGTTKICAMVGQRNENGKINILGIGRTSSMGGITEGMVNNITKTVEAVKKAVAEAERSANVEIGSVYVGIAGKHIHSFTQPYSAFRQDPNAEITAEELEDIRKQMYRINTNPGNHILHVLPQDYEVDSNPSDDPTGMTGSRIDINFHIITGQILAAENIKRCIQKCNINVEDIVVEPIASAKAVLTEEEMKAGVAVLDIGGGTSDLAIFHEGRIRHTAVIPIGGQRITKDISEAFMIMDNFSESVKIQFGDAFPDNIQSNELIDVSEQNGRQQKFISVKNLSLVINARLIELFKKVDFEIRNSGYEKKLTAGIVVTGGGAEMKNIGELLEFVTGIKVKTGFPNQYLAKGAVSEAKSPMYATGAGLLIYGMDKEVPLDNNFQSSSENTKQTKQVINKDGRGFFNKMKNFGGGLLEYLKDDNNSKDFQ, encoded by the coding sequence ATGAGCAAAAACAGAGAAGATAACAGAAACAAAGTCATTGTTGGTTTAGACATGGGAACCACTAAAATCTGTGCCATGGTCGGTCAAAGAAATGAAAACGGCAAGATTAATATTCTGGGAATAGGGCGGACTTCTTCAATGGGCGGCATCACAGAAGGCATGGTGAATAATATCACTAAAACAGTTGAAGCAGTGAAAAAAGCGGTTGCAGAAGCTGAACGTTCAGCCAATGTTGAGATAGGAAGCGTTTATGTAGGTATTGCTGGTAAACACATCCATAGCTTTACCCAACCATATAGTGCTTTTAGACAAGACCCAAATGCTGAAATAACTGCAGAGGAATTGGAAGATATACGCAAACAGATGTACCGCATCAATACGAATCCCGGTAATCACATTTTACATGTACTCCCTCAAGACTATGAGGTAGATTCCAATCCTTCCGATGACCCTACAGGAATGACGGGTTCTCGAATAGACATTAACTTCCATATCATCACCGGACAGATTTTAGCTGCTGAAAACATTAAACGCTGTATTCAGAAGTGCAATATCAATGTGGAAGACATTGTAGTAGAGCCAATTGCATCTGCCAAAGCTGTTCTTACTGAAGAAGAAATGAAGGCTGGTGTTGCCGTGCTTGATATAGGTGGCGGAACTTCTGATTTGGCCATCTTTCATGAAGGCAGAATAAGGCACACAGCCGTTATCCCAATTGGCGGACAAAGAATTACAAAAGACATTTCTGAAGCTTTTATGATTATGGATAACTTTAGTGAGTCTGTAAAAATTCAATTTGGCGATGCTTTTCCTGACAACATTCAAAGCAATGAACTTATTGATGTTTCAGAACAAAACGGAAGACAACAGAAGTTTATCAGCGTAAAGAATCTTTCCTTAGTAATCAACGCCCGTTTGATTGAATTATTCAAGAAAGTAGATTTTGAAATTAGAAATAGTGGATATGAGAAAAAGCTCACAGCAGGTATTGTCGTAACAGGTGGAGGGGCTGAAATGAAAAACATTGGAGAACTATTAGAGTTTGTTACAGGGATTAAGGTTAAAACTGGTTTTCCCAATCAATATCTTGCAAAAGGAGCTGTCTCTGAAGCAAAAAGTCCAATGTATGCAACAGGTGCAGGCTTGTTAATATATGGCATGGACAAAGAAGTGCCTTTAGATAATAACTTCCAATCTTCGAGCGAAAACACAAAACAAACAAAGCAGGTGATTAACAAAGACGGAAGAGGTTTCTTTAATAAGATGAAAAATTTTGGTGGAGGATTGCTGGAGTATCTAAAAGATGACAATAACAGCAAAGATTTTCAATAA
- a CDS encoding acyl-CoA thioesterase produces the protein MKLLTKKIIMGRDIGVHGNLFGGRLIGWIDEAAAALACEYCYTPNMVTVRVGELIFKKPLKSGQHVHIYGNVKELGNTSITLNIEARRFSLYSGEEIVACTTSITFVRIDDDGSPIPIGQTAKNKFKQEQSQKQ, from the coding sequence ATGAAATTACTTACAAAAAAAATCATCATGGGCAGGGATATCGGTGTCCATGGCAATTTATTCGGGGGCAGACTCATCGGCTGGATTGACGAGGCTGCAGCAGCTCTTGCTTGCGAATATTGCTATACTCCGAATATGGTTACAGTGAGAGTAGGAGAACTTATTTTTAAAAAACCTTTAAAAAGTGGGCAACACGTCCATATATACGGCAATGTTAAAGAACTTGGTAATACATCAATCACACTGAATATAGAAGCCAGAAGGTTTAGTTTATACAGCGGAGAAGAAATAGTAGCATGCACCACCAGTATTACCTTTGTAAGAATTGATGATGACGGATCCCCTATCCCTATTGGACAAACCGCAAAAAACAAATTTAAACAAGAACAAAGTCAGAAACAGTAG
- the polA gene encoding DNA polymerase I, whose protein sequence is MSDKKLFLLDGMALTYRAFFAFSNNHRYNSKGLNTSAMYGFTMTLLEVLQKEKPTHIAVVFDTSAPTERHEIYPQYKAQREAMPEDLSASIPYIFQIIEGFNIPVITMDGYEADDIIGTLALEAKTKGFNTYMMTPDKDFAQLVQDNIFIFKPARMGNGHTILDTTAVKQAWEVNNPAQVIDILALWGDAIDNIPGVPGVGEKTAKKLISEFHSVENLISNTDKLKGALQTKVEENKEQAILSKKLATINTKVPIDFNESQLILDPPDKQKLEDVFKELEFRTLAQKVFGQPIQNTTQQDLFSAVHQTEPQQSQEDILQIFKNFNEQQQHYVLINSKDELTDLVQKLHTVNEFCFDTETDGLDPIDSNIIGLSFSVKQDEAYYINLNHNNKVEFLQLLVPLFSSTKMKVAQNLKFDLMILNKEGVQIQAPYFDTMIAHFLIDPDRRHNLDELSRNYLQYDPISIESLIGKKGKDQLKMTAVALNELTKYASEDADITLQLKYKLAPLIKERNLSEVFSKIELPLIPVLASMEKTGVKVDKNFLQNYSYELAKDIAQLEKTITSLAGMSFNLSSPKQMGEVLFDKLKLSEKPKKTKTGQYQTNEEVLLKLVNTHEIINHILDYRELVKLKSTYVDALPLLIKESTGRIHTSFNQAIVGTGRLSSNNPNLQNIPIRTEKGREIRKAFITPSAEYSLMSADYSQIELRVIASMSGDEHMIAAFNSGQDIHASTASKVFGVPYAEVSKEMRRKAKTVNFGIIYGISAFGLSERIGIPRKEAQDIITEYFIKFPGIKAYMDNTLEFARKEGYVKTLMGRRRYIEDINSRNQTIRGFAERNAINAPIQGSAADMIKIAMINIDQAFNEKNIQARMILQVHDELLFEVPNHELEQVKVIVKNQMENAMLLNVPVLVEIGVGENWLAAH, encoded by the coding sequence ATGTCAGATAAGAAACTTTTCTTGCTGGATGGCATGGCACTAACCTATAGAGCATTCTTTGCTTTCAGCAATAATCACAGATATAATTCAAAAGGGCTTAACACCTCAGCAATGTATGGGTTTACCATGACATTGCTTGAGGTACTCCAAAAAGAAAAACCAACACATATAGCAGTTGTTTTTGATACAAGTGCACCCACAGAAAGGCATGAGATTTATCCGCAATACAAAGCACAAAGAGAAGCAATGCCTGAAGATTTGTCTGCATCTATCCCCTATATCTTTCAAATCATTGAGGGGTTTAATATTCCGGTAATAACGATGGATGGATATGAAGCGGATGACATTATTGGCACCTTAGCATTAGAAGCAAAAACAAAAGGGTTTAATACCTATATGATGACCCCAGACAAAGACTTTGCTCAATTAGTACAGGACAATATTTTTATTTTTAAACCTGCACGTATGGGCAATGGACATACCATTTTGGACACAACAGCAGTCAAACAAGCGTGGGAGGTGAACAACCCTGCCCAAGTGATTGATATTTTAGCTTTATGGGGAGATGCCATTGACAATATTCCGGGGGTACCCGGAGTAGGTGAAAAAACGGCCAAAAAGCTTATTTCCGAATTTCATTCTGTTGAAAATCTGATTAGCAATACAGATAAGCTAAAGGGAGCATTGCAAACCAAAGTTGAAGAAAATAAGGAACAAGCCATTCTATCCAAAAAGTTAGCAACCATAAATACAAAAGTCCCCATTGACTTCAATGAATCTCAACTGATTTTAGACCCTCCTGACAAACAAAAATTAGAGGATGTCTTTAAAGAACTTGAGTTTCGCACTTTAGCTCAAAAAGTATTTGGCCAGCCAATACAGAATACGACACAACAAGATTTGTTTTCAGCTGTTCATCAAACAGAACCACAACAAAGTCAAGAAGACATACTTCAGATATTTAAAAATTTTAATGAACAACAACAACATTATGTACTAATTAACTCAAAAGATGAATTAACAGATTTAGTTCAAAAACTCCACACGGTTAATGAATTTTGTTTTGACACTGAAACAGACGGCTTAGATCCAATTGACTCAAATATTATAGGGCTTTCATTTAGTGTTAAGCAAGATGAAGCATATTATATCAATCTTAATCACAATAACAAAGTAGAGTTCTTACAGTTATTAGTACCCCTATTTAGCTCAACCAAAATGAAGGTTGCGCAGAATCTAAAATTCGATTTAATGATTCTCAACAAAGAAGGAGTGCAAATACAAGCACCCTACTTCGATACCATGATTGCACATTTTCTTATAGACCCTGATAGAAGACATAATTTGGATGAACTTTCCAGAAACTACTTGCAATATGACCCAATTAGCATAGAATCACTAATCGGTAAGAAAGGGAAAGATCAACTCAAAATGACTGCTGTTGCACTAAATGAATTAACTAAATATGCCTCAGAAGACGCAGATATAACATTACAACTAAAATATAAACTTGCTCCTTTGATAAAAGAGAGAAACTTGTCCGAAGTATTCTCAAAAATAGAATTACCGTTGATTCCCGTTTTGGCATCCATGGAAAAAACAGGAGTAAAGGTGGATAAGAATTTCTTACAAAACTATTCTTATGAACTCGCAAAAGACATTGCACAACTTGAAAAAACTATTACTTCACTTGCAGGAATGTCTTTCAATTTGTCCTCACCAAAACAAATGGGCGAAGTGCTATTTGACAAACTAAAACTATCTGAGAAACCAAAGAAAACCAAAACCGGACAATATCAAACCAATGAGGAAGTACTACTAAAATTGGTTAATACTCACGAAATAATCAATCACATATTAGATTACAGGGAATTGGTTAAATTAAAATCAACCTATGTTGATGCATTACCATTGCTAATTAAAGAGAGCACCGGTAGGATACACACTTCATTTAATCAAGCGATTGTGGGCACAGGGAGATTAAGCTCAAACAACCCCAACCTTCAAAACATCCCCATTAGAACAGAAAAAGGACGTGAAATTCGCAAAGCCTTTATTACTCCATCAGCAGAATATAGTTTAATGAGTGCCGACTACTCTCAAATTGAATTAAGAGTAATTGCATCCATGTCAGGAGACGAGCACATGATTGCAGCTTTTAATAGTGGGCAAGACATCCATGCTTCAACCGCATCAAAAGTATTTGGCGTACCTTACGCGGAAGTTTCTAAGGAGATGCGCAGGAAAGCAAAAACAGTCAATTTTGGTATTATCTATGGCATTTCTGCATTTGGACTCTCGGAGAGGATAGGCATTCCACGCAAAGAGGCACAGGATATTATCACAGAATACTTTATAAAATTTCCCGGAATAAAAGCGTATATGGATAATACACTCGAATTTGCACGTAAAGAAGGTTATGTCAAAACATTGATGGGTCGCAGAAGATATATTGAGGACATCAACTCACGCAACCAAACCATTAGAGGATTCGCAGAACGCAATGCAATCAACGCCCCCATACAAGGTTCCGCTGCAGATATGATTAAAATTGCAATGATTAATATTGACCAAGCCTTTAATGAAAAAAACATCCAAGCAAGAATGATACTTCAAGTGCATGATGAATTACTATTTGAAGTGCCAAACCATGAGTTGGAACAAGTGAAAGTTATTGTAAAAAATCAAATGGAAAATGCAATGTTATTAAATGTTCCGGTTCTTGTTGAAATTGGCGTTGGAGAAAATTGGTTAGCAGCGCACTAA